One window from the genome of Paenibacillus azoreducens encodes:
- a CDS encoding MarR family winged helix-turn-helix transcriptional regulator, which yields MEFEKYIGVNVQRAALKLNNYYQKVVNPFDITVDQWEILVILWEKEGITQKEIAERLDKDQTNIARMLFKLEKKGFIYRVIHETDRRSLRVYLTPKGREIKDDILDPSIEAYKNTIKGLSEEEVETFRRILAVMYNNVKDL from the coding sequence TTGGAATTTGAAAAATATATTGGCGTTAATGTGCAGCGGGCGGCTTTGAAGCTGAATAATTACTATCAGAAAGTGGTCAACCCATTTGATATTACAGTGGACCAGTGGGAAATACTGGTTATCCTTTGGGAAAAAGAAGGGATTACTCAGAAAGAAATTGCTGAAAGACTGGATAAAGATCAGACGAATATTGCCCGCATGCTGTTTAAGCTGGAGAAGAAAGGTTTTATTTATCGCGTGATCCATGAAACGGATCGTAGGTCTTTGCGCGTTTATTTAACTCCTAAAGGCCGTGAAATCAAAGATGACATTCTTGATCCATCCATCGAAGCTTATAAGAACACGATCAAGGGGTTGTCTGAAGAAGAGGTCGAAACATTCAGAAGGATTCTCGCTGTCATGTATAACAACGTAAAGGATTTATAG
- a CDS encoding bacteriocin immunity protein, whose amino-acid sequence MELRKKELLELVEKIMQADGSEQEIDEMIDVLERNVPHPQVSDLIFWNEKELTPEEIIEEAMNYKPIIIPPLL is encoded by the coding sequence ATGGAATTAAGAAAAAAGGAACTGCTTGAATTAGTTGAAAAAATTATGCAAGCGGATGGCAGTGAACAAGAAATCGATGAAATGATAGACGTACTTGAGAGAAATGTTCCACATCCTCAGGTAAGTGACTTAATATTTTGGAACGAGAAAGAACTTACGCCGGAAGAGATCATTGAAGAAGCTATGAATTATAAGCCGATCATAATCCCTCCTTTGTTATAA
- a CDS encoding alpha/beta hydrolase has translation MIKNIFKIENIPAILWGDKSDKLFVVVHGNMSNKADDSIIVFAEEATAVGYQVLSFDLPQHGDRKDDAYLCKVQNCVQDLNTIMTYAKSLSNNISLFACSMGAYFSLLEYSHEPLKQCLFLSPVVNMERIINNMMTWFNVSESRLKIEKEISTPIGQTLYWDYYCYVKEHPIVAWNIPTSILYGSEDNLCEFDVVSEFNKCFNCNLQVMENGEHYFHTEEQLQYFRQWLKKHIYVK, from the coding sequence ATGATAAAAAATATTTTTAAAATAGAAAATATTCCAGCGATTTTGTGGGGTGACAAATCAGATAAGTTATTTGTGGTGGTGCATGGTAACATGTCAAATAAGGCAGATGACTCGATTATTGTATTTGCAGAAGAAGCAACAGCAGTAGGTTATCAAGTGCTTAGTTTTGATTTACCTCAACATGGTGACCGTAAGGATGATGCTTATCTTTGCAAAGTTCAAAACTGTGTTCAAGACCTTAATACAATAATGACCTATGCAAAATCGTTATCAAATAATATAAGCCTTTTTGCTTGTAGCATGGGAGCGTATTTTAGTCTATTAGAATATAGCCATGAGCCGTTGAAGCAGTGCTTGTTTCTCTCTCCTGTGGTAAATATGGAACGTATCATAAATAATATGATGACATGGTTTAACGTAAGTGAGAGTAGACTAAAAATAGAGAAAGAAATTTCTACACCCATTGGACAAACTCTCTATTGGGATTACTACTGTTATGTGAAAGAACATCCTATTGTTGCTTGGAATATTCCAACTTCAATTCTCTATGGTTCAGAAGATAACTTATGTGAATTTGACGTTGTATCTGAATTTAATAAGTGTTTTAACTGTAATTTGCAAGTGATGGAGAATGGAGAACACTATTTCCATACTGAGGAACAGTTGCAATATTTCAGACAATGGCTGAAAAAACATATATATGTTAAATAA
- a CDS encoding RNA polymerase alpha subunit C-terminal domain-containing protein, producing the protein MAASKKDLRTCDKGHQYYKTSDCPICPICERERKPDNGFLALLTAPARRALENNGITSLQKLSEYSEKEILQFHGMGRTSIPKLRTALQQEGLSFKE; encoded by the coding sequence ATGGCAGCCTCTAAAAAAGACTTAAGAACTTGCGATAAAGGACACCAATATTATAAAACCAGCGATTGTCCAATCTGCCCGATCTGTGAGCGGGAGCGCAAACCTGACAATGGATTTCTTGCCCTTCTCACAGCACCGGCAAGACGAGCCTTGGAAAACAATGGAATTACCTCTCTCCAAAAGCTTTCGGAGTATAGCGAAAAAGAGATTTTGCAATTTCACGGCATGGGACGGACATCGATACCTAAACTTCGGACTGCTTTGCAGCAGGAAGGTTTATCATTTAAAGAATAG
- a CDS encoding GNAT family N-acetyltransferase: MNIRLAAQEDFDQLIRMRWDFTNEYKEIPISEDQYDDFYLECKSFLAEAIESNRWFIWVAEENGQILSHVYLEIINKVPRPGRKTNPFTYMTNVYTLPAHRGKGIGGQILRRIEVWSKQKEYEFIIVWPSDWSVEFYERNGYKPCKEAMELIF, translated from the coding sequence GTGAATATTCGATTGGCGGCCCAGGAAGACTTTGATCAGCTTATTCGGATGCGATGGGATTTTACCAATGAATATAAGGAAATTCCGATTAGCGAAGATCAATACGATGATTTTTATCTGGAGTGTAAATCTTTTCTTGCAGAGGCTATTGAGAGTAACAGATGGTTTATTTGGGTGGCTGAAGAGAATGGACAGATACTTTCACATGTTTATTTAGAGATCATCAATAAGGTTCCTCGACCTGGAAGAAAAACAAACCCATTTACATACATGACAAATGTATATACATTACCCGCCCATAGGGGGAAGGGAATAGGGGGTCAAATTCTTAGGCGGATTGAAGTATGGTCAAAACAAAAGGAATATGAATTCATCATCGTTTGGCCATCTGATTGGAGCGTGGAATTTTACGAACGAAACGGGTACAAACCATGTAAAGAAGCGATGGAACTGATATTTTGA
- a CDS encoding VOC family protein has protein sequence MKPRITVLTLGVDDLERALKFYRDGLGFPSEGIVGTEFEHGAVAFFDLQAGLKLAVWQRKDIAHDTKLNQTMPSPTEFTIGHNVGSKEEVDSVMEQAQKAGAAITVKAHNTFWGGYSGYFQDPDGHLWEVVWNPQWEDIGDSN, from the coding sequence ATGAAGCCAAGAATTACTGTACTTACGTTGGGTGTAGATGATTTGGAAAGAGCATTGAAGTTTTACCGGGATGGCCTTGGGTTTCCATCGGAAGGAATCGTTGGTACAGAATTTGAACATGGAGCTGTGGCGTTTTTCGATTTGCAAGCAGGTTTAAAACTTGCGGTTTGGCAACGAAAAGACATCGCACATGACACGAAACTAAATCAAACCATGCCAAGTCCTACGGAATTTACTATTGGTCATAATGTAGGGAGTAAAGAAGAAGTCGATTCGGTTATGGAACAGGCTCAGAAAGCGGGAGCCGCGATAACAGTAAAGGCACACAACACTTTTTGGGGCGGATATTCGGGTTACTTTCAAGATCCGGATGGGCACTTGTGGGAAGTCGTCTGGAATCCTCAATGGGAAGATATAGGAGATTCTAATTAA
- a CDS encoding GNAT family N-acetyltransferase, which produces MLIKLTPATRENWKDSLELQVQVHQTHYVPSVAVSLAKVHIRPDGDEYEYLPFCIYNDENNLVGFVMLTLDETTTWSYWMNGFMIDQNYQGKGYGKAAIDSVIRYIKENYSHSECLNLTVCADNIAARKLYEKLGFTETGDVYDDEVVYRLVF; this is translated from the coding sequence ATTTTGATCAAATTAACACCTGCGACAAGAGAAAACTGGAAAGATTCATTAGAGTTGCAAGTTCAAGTTCATCAAACTCATTATGTTCCGTCAGTTGCCGTGTCTCTAGCCAAAGTACACATTCGTCCAGATGGTGATGAGTACGAATACCTGCCTTTTTGCATATATAATGATGAAAATAACTTAGTAGGTTTTGTGATGCTCACATTAGATGAAACAACAACTTGGTCATATTGGATGAATGGTTTCATGATTGATCAGAACTATCAAGGCAAGGGGTATGGAAAGGCAGCTATAGATTCAGTGATTAGATATATAAAAGAGAACTATTCCCATAGTGAATGCTTGAATTTAACGGTATGTGCAGATAATATAGCCGCCAGAAAACTCTACGAAAAACTTGGATTCACTGAGACTGGCGATGTATACGATGATGAAGTCGTTTATCGATTGGTTTTTTAA
- a CDS encoding alkaline phosphatase family protein — MQQKKEPFLSEASDRIHSKTNPDSPKIIFICVDTLMSQSIDKGIEQKKLPTFQYLIEHGQYYKNVVTSFPTMSVSIDSTLLTGTYPDEHRVPGLVWYSMQDKKLINYGSGFMEICRNGINQFLSDTLIHMNGSHLNPHTPTIYEELASIGLKSGSINGLIYRGSSDHQLTFPFWIHMPTVLPRKLKVKGPDLLAYAAFSNPLEGVKKLPVGPIGKFGFNNGYSLEMVKHLIQNEQLPDFLYVYFPDLDRRIHKKGPSDLDYVIRTDEQLQALLQAFDSREEALKKAVIIILGDNGMTHVLPKNQQPIIDLGQSLKGYQVLRPGSAVSDQTEIILAINDRMAYLYKLTSQYSFEQIAQTLQTDQRIDVLAWKDQGWIRVVRAGSSQEFAYQSQGDMVDPYKQTWTLDKDPNVLDLQINSQKHTLEYGHYPDVLRRLHSALNSHPGEYMVVTAKPGYELKYDSSPTHKGGAGHGGISQTESLVPLIIAGTDQKPEFLRVVDLKSYFLQLLKG, encoded by the coding sequence TTGCAGCAAAAGAAGGAACCTTTCTTATCTGAAGCAAGTGATCGAATCCATTCCAAAACCAATCCGGATTCACCCAAAATCATCTTCATTTGCGTCGATACTTTAATGAGTCAGTCCATCGATAAGGGAATCGAGCAAAAGAAGCTTCCAACCTTTCAGTATTTGATCGAACACGGTCAATACTATAAAAATGTCGTGACCTCATTTCCGACGATGTCCGTGTCGATTGACAGTACTCTGCTGACAGGAACATATCCGGATGAACATCGCGTGCCGGGACTGGTCTGGTATTCAATGCAAGACAAGAAGCTCATTAATTATGGCAGCGGATTTATGGAAATATGCAGGAACGGAATCAATCAATTTCTGAGCGATACATTAATCCATATGAACGGGAGCCACTTGAATCCGCACACCCCAACGATTTATGAGGAATTGGCCAGCATAGGATTAAAATCAGGGTCTATTAACGGTTTAATTTACCGGGGGAGCTCCGATCACCAGCTGACTTTTCCTTTTTGGATTCATATGCCTACCGTGTTACCCCGAAAACTCAAGGTAAAAGGCCCGGATTTGTTGGCATATGCTGCTTTCTCGAATCCGCTAGAAGGCGTAAAAAAATTGCCGGTTGGCCCAATCGGCAAATTTGGCTTTAACAATGGGTATTCTCTCGAAATGGTAAAGCATCTCATTCAGAACGAGCAATTACCCGATTTTCTGTATGTCTATTTCCCCGATCTGGACAGAAGGATACATAAAAAAGGGCCTTCGGACTTGGATTACGTGATCCGCACGGATGAACAATTACAGGCTTTGTTGCAAGCTTTCGATTCACGGGAGGAAGCTTTGAAAAAAGCAGTGATCATTATTTTAGGAGATAACGGAATGACTCATGTTCTTCCGAAAAATCAACAACCGATCATCGATTTGGGCCAATCCTTGAAGGGATATCAGGTTTTACGGCCGGGATCCGCGGTATCGGACCAAACCGAAATTATTCTTGCCATCAATGACAGAATGGCTTATCTATATAAACTAACATCCCAATATTCATTTGAACAAATAGCGCAGACTCTGCAGACGGATCAGAGAATCGATGTCCTGGCATGGAAAGATCAAGGTTGGATTCGCGTTGTTCGGGCGGGATCATCCCAAGAATTCGCCTATCAATCCCAAGGAGACATGGTTGATCCCTATAAACAAACGTGGACATTGGACAAAGACCCGAACGTGTTGGATTTACAAATCAATTCCCAAAAGCATACTTTGGAGTATGGACATTATCCCGATGTTTTACGGCGATTGCATTCAGCCTTAAATTCACATCCTGGCGAATATATGGTAGTCACTGCAAAGCCGGGATATGAATTGAAGTATGACAGCTCCCCTACCCATAAAGGAGGCGCAGGCCACGGCGGCATAAGCCAAACGGAGTCGCTCGTTCCTCTCATCATTGCCGGAACAGACCAGAAACCGGAGTTCCTGCGGGTCGTCGATTTAAAATCATATTTTCTTCAGCTATTAAAGGGATAA
- a CDS encoding NAD(P)/FAD-dependent oxidoreductase produces MKKFIVIGSGILGASTAYQLAKMGADVLMIDRKDKGQATDAAAGIICPWLSQRRNQAWYRLAKAGASFYPGLIEELKKEGETETGYAQVGALSIHHDVEKIGKMEERAHLRKADAPEIGEITRLNEYETHQLFPLLDEGYHSVRISGAARIDGRALRDALVRSAQRNGAVLINGDASLQFQSNCVTGVTVGGDNYLADKTIVCAGAWAGKLLQPLGIDFNVRFQKAQIMHLQIQDNQDTGTWPVIMPPSDQYLLAFDQQKIVIGATHENEIEGYDTRITAGGMQEILNKGLALAPRLADGSFEEVRVGFRPFTPGFLPVIGAVPGWDGLLAANGLGASGLTMGPFIGSQLAKLALGMELDIDLDDYDIGKAMDRTNLSSE; encoded by the coding sequence ATGAAGAAATTCATCGTCATTGGTTCGGGAATTCTTGGGGCATCGACGGCATACCAGTTAGCGAAAATGGGAGCAGATGTCCTAATGATAGACAGAAAAGATAAAGGACAGGCTACAGATGCCGCTGCAGGCATTATCTGCCCCTGGCTGTCGCAGCGGCGCAATCAAGCGTGGTACCGTCTGGCAAAGGCTGGTGCAAGTTTTTATCCAGGGTTGATTGAAGAGCTTAAAAAAGAGGGGGAGACGGAAACGGGTTATGCCCAAGTTGGCGCCCTTAGCATTCACCATGATGTGGAGAAAATCGGCAAGATGGAGGAGCGGGCACATTTGCGTAAAGCAGATGCACCGGAAATCGGCGAAATAACCCGGCTTAACGAGTATGAGACCCATCAGCTTTTTCCTTTATTAGACGAAGGTTATCATTCGGTTCGAATTAGCGGTGCCGCCCGTATTGACGGCCGCGCGCTGCGCGATGCATTGGTCCGGTCAGCGCAGAGAAATGGAGCCGTCCTTATCAATGGCGATGCTTCGCTTCAGTTTCAATCGAACTGCGTAACAGGAGTAACTGTAGGCGGAGATAATTACTTGGCCGATAAAACCATTGTTTGTGCAGGGGCTTGGGCGGGGAAACTGCTGCAGCCTTTAGGCATCGACTTTAACGTTCGTTTCCAAAAAGCGCAAATCATGCATTTACAGATTCAGGACAATCAAGACACTGGCACCTGGCCTGTCATCATGCCGCCCTCTGACCAGTATCTTTTGGCTTTCGATCAACAGAAAATTGTTATAGGCGCAACTCACGAAAATGAAATCGAAGGTTATGATACAAGGATAACGGCAGGCGGAATGCAGGAAATTCTGAATAAAGGGTTGGCATTGGCGCCTCGTTTAGCAGACGGCTCCTTTGAGGAAGTAAGAGTTGGTTTCCGTCCATTTACACCCGGTTTTCTACCGGTGATCGGCGCTGTTCCTGGTTGGGATGGTCTTCTGGCAGCGAATGGGCTTGGAGCGTCAGGATTGACGATGGGGCCTTTTATCGGAAGTCAGTTGGCAAAGTTGGCATTAGGCATGGAATTGGACATCGATCTTGATGATTATGATATTGGAAAAGCGATGGATCGGACGAATCTTTCATCGGAATGA
- a CDS encoding methyl-accepting chemotaxis protein, which produces MLNKLQNKLILIFAVLLIAAMVISQLATGSQLTNTFKQDLDETGFDEAKNLTQITDLRINNYAKDILHFSKKMEMIDIFKNIKKLTPSMIQEIKSYTKINPEVSNIYGGDPSKRMYDPATVVDKKDYNPLIRPWYKLANDDKDNVKFSPPYRDSISQKMTISISKAVVENNKVLGVIALDVNLEDITKQIKETNVGYNGFGFILDSEGDPVVLPGSDEKNQHDKPFVEKIYSEGKDSGKIQYTDQGVKKILYYTTSPLTGWKIGAVYEESELFKLTNHILNMNLFITLFAIVISGIIIYFAARFFTKPIIQLTKQVQLMAEGDLTVQGTVRSKDEIGQLTGHFNQMVQNMRELLSRVIASSEKLSDSAVNLSAVSEETKATSEEIAHAMSDVAQGAAESATNLDGMHQVTGQLASQFILVEETMNSMQEKSNDTQQASISGRETLAELQTRSDESFREIQSIEQVLDLLVNKISDIQTVVEIIKSISTQTNLLALNASIEAARAGEAGRGFSVVATEVRKLAEQSAASTEQIHETIQGIMEEAIRATEAMVRTREISSEQNEAVQATGVAFSSIQELMHQVIDSINGMSKEVQKMSALKENVVQSIESLSAISEESAAAAEEVSASSQDQLKAIETVTQSAEFLSQSSSELESLVKRFKI; this is translated from the coding sequence ATGCTAAACAAGCTACAGAACAAACTTATACTGATTTTTGCAGTATTGCTCATTGCTGCCATGGTTATTTCGCAATTGGCAACCGGCTCGCAATTGACTAACACCTTTAAACAGGATCTAGACGAAACAGGATTTGATGAAGCAAAAAACTTAACACAAATTACGGATTTGCGTATTAATAACTATGCAAAGGATATTTTGCATTTCAGCAAGAAAATGGAAATGATTGATATTTTCAAAAATATAAAAAAACTGACTCCGTCCATGATTCAAGAAATAAAGTCCTACACCAAGATTAATCCGGAAGTATCGAATATTTATGGGGGGGATCCATCCAAGCGCATGTATGATCCCGCAACGGTTGTAGATAAAAAAGATTATAATCCCCTTATTCGGCCATGGTACAAATTAGCTAATGACGATAAAGACAACGTGAAATTCAGCCCGCCTTACAGAGATAGCATAAGTCAGAAAATGACAATATCCATATCAAAAGCCGTTGTGGAAAATAACAAGGTTTTAGGTGTTATCGCACTCGACGTGAATCTGGAAGATATCACAAAACAGATTAAAGAAACCAATGTTGGATACAATGGTTTTGGATTTATTTTGGACTCTGAGGGAGATCCTGTCGTGCTTCCTGGCTCAGACGAGAAGAATCAGCATGACAAGCCGTTTGTTGAAAAAATATACAGTGAGGGCAAAGATTCAGGTAAGATACAGTATACCGACCAGGGAGTAAAGAAAATTTTGTATTATACGACATCACCTTTGACAGGTTGGAAAATCGGCGCTGTTTATGAAGAATCAGAACTATTTAAACTTACGAACCATATTCTGAACATGAATTTATTCATTACCTTATTCGCCATTGTTATTTCGGGTATCATTATCTATTTTGCCGCCCGGTTCTTTACGAAGCCAATTATTCAGCTGACAAAACAAGTACAATTAATGGCGGAGGGAGATTTGACGGTTCAAGGGACGGTAAGATCAAAAGACGAAATCGGACAGTTAACAGGCCACTTCAATCAAATGGTTCAAAATATGCGGGAGCTCTTATCCCGGGTAATCGCTTCATCCGAGAAATTGTCGGATTCGGCTGTTAACCTAAGTGCGGTGTCTGAAGAGACAAAAGCAACAAGCGAAGAAATAGCCCATGCGATGTCGGATGTCGCGCAAGGGGCGGCCGAAAGCGCCACTAATCTGGATGGAATGCATCAGGTCACAGGGCAGCTGGCTTCACAGTTTATTTTGGTTGAAGAAACGATGAACTCCATGCAGGAGAAATCAAACGACACCCAGCAGGCTAGCATAAGCGGCAGAGAAACATTGGCTGAGCTGCAGACGCGCTCGGATGAATCCTTCCGTGAGATTCAATCGATTGAACAGGTGTTAGACTTGCTTGTGAACAAAATCAGTGATATCCAGACCGTCGTTGAAATTATTAAATCCATTTCGACCCAAACCAATCTGCTTGCATTGAATGCGTCCATCGAAGCGGCAAGAGCCGGGGAGGCTGGCCGAGGATTCTCGGTCGTAGCCACAGAAGTGCGTAAGCTTGCGGAACAATCCGCTGCTTCAACCGAACAAATTCACGAAACGATTCAAGGCATTATGGAGGAGGCTATCCGTGCCACCGAAGCCATGGTCCGTACCAGAGAGATCTCATCGGAACAAAATGAAGCGGTACAAGCTACCGGGGTGGCATTTTCAAGCATTCAAGAATTAATGCATCAAGTCATCGATTCCATCAATGGAATGTCCAAAGAAGTACAAAAAATGTCCGCATTAAAGGAAAATGTAGTCCAATCCATCGAGAGCCTGTCTGCTATTTCGGAAGAGTCTGCGGCTGCTGCCGAAGAAGTCAGCGCTTCGTCGCAGGATCAATTAAAAGCTATTGAAACAGTCACTCAATCGGCCGAATTCCTCAGCCAATCAAGCAGCGAATTGGAATCGCTTGTCAAACGATTTAAAATTTAG